A single Kribbella aluminosa DNA region contains:
- a CDS encoding ABC transporter ATP-binding protein yields MTSAIVVSGLHKSFGSTHALDGLDLEVATGEVHGFLGPNGAGKSTTIRVLLGLLRGDAGDVSLLGGDPWRDAAKLHRRLAYVPGDVNLWPNLTGGEVIDLLGRLRGGLDEKKRDELLRRFDLDPTKKGRTYSKGNRQKVALVAALASDVELLILDEPTSGLDPLMEEVFRQVIEEDKREDRTVLLSSHILSEVEALCDRVSIIRRGKVVETGTLAELRHLTRTSIQAELTGSPNGLAQLPGVHDLDVEGNRVRCEVDTAQLDAVMRQLSASGIKSLVAQPPTLEELFLRHYEDEVAEPEAALR; encoded by the coding sequence ATGACATCAGCCATCGTGGTCTCCGGACTGCACAAGTCGTTCGGAAGTACGCACGCCCTCGACGGTCTCGACCTGGAGGTCGCGACCGGCGAGGTGCATGGATTCCTCGGCCCGAACGGCGCGGGGAAGTCCACCACCATCCGTGTCCTGCTCGGGCTGTTGAGGGGTGACGCCGGCGATGTCTCGTTGCTCGGCGGCGATCCCTGGCGCGACGCCGCCAAGCTGCACCGGCGGCTGGCCTACGTACCGGGCGACGTCAACCTGTGGCCGAACCTGACCGGCGGCGAGGTGATCGACCTGCTCGGCCGGCTCCGTGGCGGGCTGGACGAGAAGAAGCGCGACGAGCTCCTCCGCCGGTTCGACCTGGACCCGACCAAGAAGGGCCGGACGTACTCCAAGGGCAACCGGCAGAAGGTCGCACTGGTCGCGGCGCTCGCGTCGGACGTGGAGCTGCTGATCCTGGACGAGCCGACCTCCGGTCTGGACCCGCTGATGGAGGAGGTGTTCCGGCAGGTCATCGAGGAGGACAAGCGGGAGGACCGCACCGTCCTGCTGTCCAGCCACATCCTGTCCGAGGTCGAGGCCCTGTGCGACCGGGTCAGCATCATCCGCCGCGGCAAGGTGGTCGAGACCGGCACGCTGGCCGAGCTGCGGCACCTCACCCGTACGTCGATCCAGGCCGAGCTGACCGGATCGCCGAACGGTCTGGCGCAGCTGCCCGGCGTGCACGACCTCGATGTCGAGGGCAACCGGGTGCGCTGCGAGGTCGACACCGCGCAGCTCGATGCGGTGATGCGGCAACTGTCCGCGAGTGGCATCAAGAGCCTGGTGGCGCAGCCGCCGACGCTCGAGGAGCTGTTCCTGCGGCACTACGAGGACGAGGTCGCGGAGCCCGAGGCGGCGCTGCGATGA
- a CDS encoding type IV toxin-antitoxin system AbiEi family antitoxin domain-containing protein — MNPKLSVLADARGGWFSRADATAAGYTDSEIRRRLRTGQWSRLSRDVYVEPTGAPAGETSWDRARRLHLLKTRAIVNRMGPGAVVSHQSAAVLHGLPSWGLDLSKIHVTKPRGRTRSDMLAEVHRSRFDPGEVTAVDGVPVVTPARAVAEATCASSYEVGVVLGDAALHNRLVTRDALVATADRHAGWQGSPAARAAARFANGLSESVGESRLRVLMANHGLPEPDLQVEIRDRSGRLIGRVDILLGGVTIVEFDGATKYGDAQSLVAEKWREDNLRALGYQFVRVGWQDLDHPRTTASRLREASLAAGANIRPARLPPGGATTAWRRR; from the coding sequence ATGAACCCCAAATTGAGCGTGTTGGCCGATGCCCGGGGTGGCTGGTTCAGCCGGGCGGACGCGACGGCAGCCGGATACACGGACAGCGAAATCCGGCGACGACTCCGGACCGGTCAGTGGTCGCGACTGTCCCGCGACGTGTACGTCGAACCCACCGGCGCGCCGGCTGGCGAGACGAGCTGGGACCGCGCCCGGCGGCTGCATCTCCTGAAGACCCGGGCCATCGTCAACCGGATGGGGCCCGGCGCGGTGGTCAGCCATCAATCCGCGGCCGTTCTGCATGGGCTGCCCAGCTGGGGCCTCGACCTGTCCAAGATCCACGTGACCAAGCCGCGCGGCCGAACGCGTTCCGACATGCTCGCCGAAGTGCACCGATCGCGGTTCGATCCCGGTGAGGTCACCGCCGTCGACGGGGTGCCGGTGGTGACGCCGGCGCGTGCCGTCGCCGAGGCCACCTGCGCCTCGTCGTACGAGGTCGGAGTCGTACTCGGGGACGCCGCACTACACAACCGCCTGGTCACCAGAGATGCACTCGTGGCGACGGCGGACCGGCACGCCGGTTGGCAGGGTTCACCGGCAGCACGGGCAGCGGCGCGGTTCGCGAACGGGCTGAGTGAATCGGTCGGCGAGTCGCGGCTCCGGGTACTGATGGCGAACCACGGTCTGCCGGAGCCGGATTTGCAGGTCGAGATCCGCGACCGGTCGGGCCGGCTGATCGGCCGGGTCGACATCTTGCTGGGAGGCGTGACCATCGTCGAGTTCGACGGCGCGACGAAGTACGGCGATGCCCAGAGCCTCGTCGCGGAGAAGTGGCGCGAGGACAACCTGCGCGCACTGGGGTACCAGTTCGTGCGGGTTGGCTGGCAGGACCTGGATCACCCGCGCACCACGGCCAGCCGACTTCGCGAGGCGTCGCTCGCGGCTGGGGCGAACATCCGCCCCGCCCGGCTGCCACCAGGCGGGGCGACGACCGCGTGGCGGAGGCGTTGA
- a CDS encoding GbsR/MarR family transcriptional regulator, producing the protein MSAHRDDDAVKRYTEQFGNLLADTGWPRMAGRTFAAILSSVSGRMTAAELSEQLQASPAAVSGAVNYLLQLRLATREREPGSRRDVYVVQDDAWYQTMMTEDASLGRWSESLRKVLDASGEGTDAHRRIRVSLCFIDFINEEVKGLSERWIKRKAELDAELDAEYDAGP; encoded by the coding sequence GTGAGTGCACATCGAGACGACGACGCCGTCAAGCGGTACACGGAGCAGTTCGGCAACCTGCTCGCGGATACGGGGTGGCCGCGGATGGCGGGCCGGACGTTCGCCGCGATCCTGTCCAGCGTGTCGGGCCGGATGACCGCCGCCGAACTCTCCGAACAGCTGCAGGCCAGCCCGGCCGCCGTCTCCGGCGCGGTCAACTACCTGCTCCAGCTCCGGCTGGCGACCCGGGAACGCGAGCCCGGCAGCCGCCGCGATGTGTACGTCGTCCAGGACGACGCCTGGTACCAGACGATGATGACCGAGGACGCGTCGCTCGGACGCTGGTCCGAATCGCTCCGCAAGGTCCTCGACGCCTCCGGCGAAGGCACCGACGCGCACCGCCGCATCCGCGTCTCCCTCTGCTTCATCGACTTCATCAACGAAGAGGTCAAGGGCCTCAGCGAACGCTGGATCAAACGCAAGGCCGAGCTCGACGCCGAACTCGACGCGGAGTACGACGCCGGCCCCTGA